One stretch of Pomacea canaliculata isolate SZHN2017 linkage group LG1, ASM307304v1, whole genome shotgun sequence DNA includes these proteins:
- the LOC112576846 gene encoding cadherin EGF LAG seven-pass G-type receptor 3-like → MGVLATLWRLIMAVAVYSVAAVAPTDGLTTVEPVNHFPPNFNFTDIRASVPEGSPVGHFVVIITAYDKDLGDGGMITYSFQATQTMFRMDPVSGVVSVASYTTDYETKDTYVLIVQAQDGGGLVNIRTLIISIDDVNDNPPVFRQTQYDMMLFENGTSLSKPLRLEATDKDKPGTDNSNITYSLSSTTPPGLTGHFHIDPLTGDITVVQPLDFDNISFSAEQVGAITLTAVASDHGLGPLSSTVEVSITLLDINDNTPQFEYSEYHVSVPENIAVGSQVVMLRARDADGSAPNNHVYYFLETGDRDQFTIDHVTGSITVVDMLDHESVATYSIKVMARDQAADPLHSFCTVHIDVADVNDEQPRFRENHVTVDVTPDLLGAVYNMSAVDVDQNSVLKYFILWTDSYGQSQALGTIPGEDLRAWIDIDSEYGMIYTKVPIGSTQVTKFNLTLQVQDVNASEPSLQQDTALLTINVHETSRRRRSAEVSDDSDTWHIKSHGKKKWEESVIFSAGLSHYQEATKAQRIVYDTVFVNEGSGYNNITGIFTCPRTGGYVFKIHLCAPRHTSLWLSLYHEVTSVQTMEVHADEYSKAETVTVVLQLMQGDEVYLASTPGHSSRMFGAPDAILNTFSSSFLSPAFK, encoded by the exons ATGGGAGTCCTGGCGACATTGTGGAGGTTGATAATGGCGGTAGCAGTTTAT AGCGTTGCAGCAGTCGCTCCAACAGACGGCCTGACTACAGTTGAGCCAGTGAACCACTTCCCCCCAAACTTCAACTTCACTGACATCAGGGCGTCGGTCCCAGAGGGGAGTCCTGTGGGGCACTTCGTTGTCATCATTACG gcGTATGACAAGGATCTGGGAGATGGCGGAATGATCACCTACTCGTTTCAGGCTACTCAGACCAT GTTTCGTATGGACCCAGTCAGTGGGGTCGTGAGCGTGGCTTCCTACACGACCGACTACGAGACGAAAGACACTTATGTCTTGATCGTGCAAGCTCAAGATGGCGGTGGACTCGTCAACATCAGGACACTGATAATATCTATCGACGATGTCAACGATAACCCGCCTGTCTTCCGGCAAACTCAGTACGACATGATGTTATTTGAAAACGGAACGTCTTTGAGCAAACCTCTGCGTCTGGAG GCGACAGATAAAGACAAACCAGGAACAGACAACAGCAACATTACTTACAGCCTGTCGTCTACAACTCCTCCTGGACTCACTGGTCACTTCCACATCGACCCCCTCACTGGCGACATCACAGTCGTCCAGCCCCTGGACTTCGACAACATATCCTTCAGTGCCGAACAAGTAGGGGCCATCACTCTCACGGCAGTTGCCAGCGATCATGGACTTGGACCTCTGAGCTCAACTGTTGAGGTTTCTATCACTCTATTG GATATCAATGACAACACTCCACAGTTTGAGTATTCTGAATACCATGTGAGTGTCCCTGAAAACATCGCAGTAG GCTCCCAGGTGGTCATGCTTCGTGCACGTGATGCCGACGGTAGCGCCCCCAACAACCACGTCTACTACTTTCTAGAGACCGGCGACCGCGATCAGTTCACgattgatcacgtgactggatCCATCACGGTTGTGGACATGTTAGACCACGAGAGTGTCGCCACCTACTCCATTAAGGTCATGGCCAGGGACCAGGCAGCCGACCCACTTCACAGCTTCTGCACGGTGCACATCGATGTTGCCGACGTTAACGACGAGCAGCCTCGGTTTCGAGAGAACCACGTGACGGTTGATGTCACCCCTGACCTCTTGGGTGCTGTGTACAACATGAGTGCAGTGGACGTAGACCAGAacagtgttttaaaatacttcattCTGTGGACTGACAGCTATGGGCAATCTCAAGCGCTTGGAACTATACCTGGCGAGGACCTGAGA GCATGGATTGATATTGATAGCGAGTATGGGATGATATACACAAAAGTACCTATCGGCAGTACTCAGGTGACAAAGTTTAATCTGACATTGCAAGTACAAGATGTGAATGCCTCCGAGCCAAGTCTTCAGCAAGATACAG CGCTTTTAACGATCAACGTACATGAAACCAGTAGACGTCGTCGTTCGGCGGAAGTGAGCGATGACAGCGACACCTGGCACATCAAGAGCCACG GTAAGAAGAAGTGGGAGGAGTCCGTAATATTTTCAGCTGGTCTGAGTCACTACCAGGAGGCCACAAAAGCTCAGCGGATTGTATACGACACAGTGTTTGTCAATGAGGGAAGTGGTTACAACAATATAACTGGCATCTTTACATGTCCACGT ACCGGCGGATATGTGTTTAAAATCCACCTGTGTGCTCCCCGCCACACCAGCCTGTGGCTGTCTCTGTATCACGAGGTCACCAGCGTGCAGACGATGGAGGTGCACGCAGACGAGTACTCTAAGGCGGAGA cTGTGACTGTAGTGCTGCAGCTGATGCAGGGTGACGAAGTGTACCTGGCCTCCACACCTGGCCACAGCAGCCGGATGTTCGGCGCTCCAGACGCCATCTTGAACACCTTCAGCAGCTCTTTCCTGTCACCAGCCTTCAAGTAG